In a single window of the Caproicibacterium sp. BJN0003 genome:
- a CDS encoding LysR family transcriptional regulator, which translates to MMNELKYVYEVYQERSFSKAAKKLYITQPALSAMVKKAEMEIGQPIFDRSTIPLTLTDAGRYYIASAKKILFIQKNMTSYFQDLQHLQTGHLSIGGSSFFCTYILSKQVGRFQKRYPGITIDMVESNVQELKKRVADDTLNLIMETAFFENDHLKKYFCCYEDILLGVPAPFQINRGLEKYALSFRDICEKKNENPIFPAVPLQFFKDLPFLMLKEGNDLYYRGISICKNAGFNPRIAIKLDQILTAFYIACTGAGAVFIRASMPPYLPMTNQLIYYKLSDPLARREVYLAHKQGCYVTNAMAAFLKMSGAKDTQCCQEKKI; encoded by the coding sequence ATGATGAACGAACTCAAATATGTCTATGAAGTATATCAGGAAAGAAGCTTTTCTAAAGCAGCTAAAAAGCTCTATATTACGCAACCAGCTCTAAGCGCAATGGTAAAAAAAGCTGAAATGGAAATTGGACAGCCGATTTTTGACCGCAGTACCATACCACTTACTTTAACGGATGCTGGCCGTTACTATATTGCATCTGCAAAAAAGATTCTGTTTATTCAAAAAAATATGACTTCCTATTTTCAGGACCTCCAGCATTTGCAGACGGGGCATCTTTCTATTGGGGGTTCTTCATTCTTTTGTACCTATATTCTTTCAAAACAGGTTGGCCGTTTTCAAAAGCGTTACCCCGGAATTACGATTGACATGGTAGAATCTAACGTGCAGGAACTGAAAAAGCGGGTGGCAGACGATACCTTGAATTTGATTATGGAGACGGCTTTTTTTGAAAATGATCATCTTAAAAAATATTTTTGCTGTTATGAAGATATCCTTTTAGGAGTGCCGGCCCCTTTTCAAATTAATCGAGGACTGGAAAAGTATGCTTTATCGTTTCGGGATATTTGTGAAAAGAAAAATGAGAACCCTATTTTTCCGGCCGTTCCTTTGCAATTTTTCAAAGATCTTCCTTTTTTAATGCTGAAGGAAGGAAATGATCTGTATTATCGAGGAATTTCTATTTGCAAAAATGCAGGATTTAATCCACGAATTGCCATTAAGCTGGATCAGATCTTGACTGCTTTTTACATTGCATGTACCGGAGCAGGGGCAGTTTTTATAAGGGCTTCTATGCCTCCATATCTGCCAATGACAAATCAACTGATTTACTACAAACTCAGTGATCCTTTGGCACGACGTGAAGTTTATCTTGCACATAAACAAGGGTGCTATGTAACAAATGCCATGGCGGCTTTTCTTAAGATGAGTGGTGCAAAAGATACACAGTGTTGTCAAGAGAAAAAGATTTGA
- a CDS encoding sodium/glutamate symporter: protein MDLSKYFGTFVAKGTDVSGKVATISSLKLEYLTTLGIAAIVIFLGHAIVKRSKLLQKYAIPAPVVSGLIVSIFLSCLKASGAIAITFDKTIMQDLCQNLFFLCVGFGFSTKLIKHAGGKLCAMIAIAAVLLITIQDIVGVAVGSAVGMNPLLALQCSSASMSGGVGTASAFGPIYEKMGATGATTVGVAAGTLGNIMGSLIGGPVAAFLISHHNLHSDPNDKPDSEASGKINKLDNGRMVSMFAMCLLLSALGMPIYALISQIPSLSIPKFVCCLFAGAVGRNVMEALHIPFYTPEVDAIENMFLELYLALVLMGIDITALAPVAGQMGIVLLAQAILMALFAIFISYNMFGRNYGAAVMAAGNCGWGCGSGPNAVANEQAVMNQYGWHNVAWVLYPSFAVIIDDIYNPIALSIFGNIFGK from the coding sequence ATGGATTTATCAAAGTATTTTGGTACTTTTGTTGCAAAGGGTACCGACGTTAGCGGCAAAGTCGCTACGATTTCCAGTTTGAAGCTGGAATATTTAACGACCTTGGGAATAGCAGCAATCGTTATTTTCCTTGGCCATGCAATTGTAAAACGTTCTAAACTTTTACAAAAATATGCAATCCCTGCACCAGTTGTTTCTGGTTTGATTGTATCTATCTTTTTGTCTTGCTTAAAGGCAAGTGGAGCGATTGCAATTACATTTGATAAGACTATTATGCAGGATCTATGCCAGAACCTATTCTTCCTTTGTGTAGGATTTGGGTTCAGCACCAAATTAATTAAACATGCAGGTGGCAAACTCTGTGCAATGATTGCTATCGCTGCAGTACTCTTAATCACGATTCAGGATATAGTTGGTGTTGCAGTTGGCAGCGCAGTTGGAATGAATCCGCTGCTTGCTCTGCAGTGTTCTTCAGCTTCTATGTCCGGCGGCGTAGGAACAGCTTCTGCTTTTGGCCCGATCTACGAGAAGATGGGTGCAACAGGTGCAACAACTGTTGGTGTTGCAGCAGGTACCCTGGGCAATATTATGGGCTCTCTGATTGGCGGCCCTGTAGCTGCATTCTTGATTTCTCACCACAATCTGCATTCTGATCCGAACGATAAGCCCGATTCCGAGGCATCAGGTAAGATTAACAAGCTGGATAATGGCCGCATGGTTTCCATGTTCGCAATGTGCCTGTTGCTTTCTGCACTTGGTATGCCGATTTATGCGCTTATTAGCCAGATCCCGAGCCTTTCCATCCCGAAATTCGTTTGCTGCCTGTTTGCTGGTGCAGTTGGTCGTAATGTGATGGAAGCTCTGCATATTCCGTTCTATACACCTGAAGTTGATGCGATTGAAAACATGTTCCTCGAACTCTATCTGGCTCTGGTACTGATGGGAATCGATATTACAGCACTGGCTCCTGTTGCTGGTCAGATGGGTATTGTATTGCTGGCACAGGCTATTTTGATGGCTCTGTTTGCAATCTTCATTTCTTACAATATGTTTGGTCGCAATTATGGCGCTGCTGTTATGGCTGCTGGTAACTGTGGATGGGGCTGCGGCTCTGGTCCGAACGCTGTCGCAAACGAACAGGCAGTTATGAATCAGTATGGCTGGCACAATGTTGCATGGGTTCTGTATCCGTCTTTCGCTGTTATCATCGACGATATTTACAACCCGATCGCACTGTCCATTTTTGGTAACATTTTCGGAAAATAA
- a CDS encoding acyl-CoA carboxylase subunit beta, producing the protein MSDHQYSMPCYFQNMPVIGRPVAAPNAENEQDIKKVENEIASLTQAAEQAGRADDSLHASGQYTAMERVNALVDPGTWCPLNSLYNPQHNKNGSTAIIKGLGRIHGKWAVVVASDNKKLAGAWIPGQSENLLRASDTAKTLHIPLVYVLNCSGVKLDEQEKVYANRRGGGTPFYRNAELQQLGVPVLVGIYGTNPAGGGYHSISPTILIAHAKANMAVGGAGILGGMNPKGYVDMEGAKQMVEATEKGPKQDPPGSVAVHYGQTGFFREVYTEEMGVIEALKKYMDDIPAYNLDFFRVDDPREPQFPVDDLYSIVPFNQKRQYNAYDVLARLFDNSEFSEFKKGYGPEIICGMAKADGLLVGVVTNVQGLLMHYPEYKQNSVGIGGKLYRQGLIKMNEFVTLCARDRIPMVWVQDTTGIDVGDPAEKAELLGLGQSLIYSIQNSNVPQMEITLRKGTAAAHYVMGGPQGNDTNAFTLGTAATEMYVMNGETAAAAMYSRRLVKDDKAGKDLQPTIDKMNELIKEYDEKSRPKFCAQEGFVDEIVNMNAMRSYIKAFADSSYQNPQSICAFHQMLLPRVTRDFDTFKKP; encoded by the coding sequence ATGAGTGATCATCAGTATTCCATGCCTTGCTATTTTCAGAATATGCCTGTTATCGGACGCCCGGTAGCAGCACCAAACGCTGAAAATGAGCAGGACATTAAGAAGGTTGAAAATGAGATTGCCTCCCTGACTCAGGCAGCTGAGCAGGCTGGCCGTGCTGACGATTCCCTGCACGCTTCCGGCCAATACACTGCTATGGAGCGTGTAAATGCACTGGTTGATCCTGGCACATGGTGCCCGCTCAACAGCCTCTATAATCCTCAGCACAACAAGAACGGCTCTACCGCTATTATCAAGGGGCTCGGCCGCATCCATGGAAAATGGGCAGTCGTTGTTGCTTCTGATAACAAGAAGCTTGCCGGCGCTTGGATCCCGGGACAGTCCGAGAATTTGCTCCGTGCTTCCGATACTGCAAAGACTCTTCATATTCCGCTGGTCTATGTTCTGAACTGCTCCGGTGTTAAACTGGATGAACAGGAGAAAGTTTATGCAAACCGTCGCGGCGGCGGCACTCCTTTCTATCGCAATGCAGAACTTCAGCAGTTGGGTGTTCCGGTGCTTGTTGGCATCTATGGAACAAACCCTGCAGGCGGTGGATACCACAGCATTAGCCCGACAATCTTGATTGCCCACGCAAAAGCAAACATGGCAGTCGGCGGTGCTGGAATCCTTGGCGGCATGAACCCGAAGGGCTATGTTGACATGGAAGGCGCAAAGCAGATGGTCGAAGCGACCGAAAAGGGACCGAAGCAGGATCCTCCAGGATCTGTTGCAGTTCATTACGGCCAGACCGGTTTCTTCCGTGAAGTTTACACAGAGGAAATGGGCGTTATCGAAGCACTGAAGAAATACATGGATGATATCCCGGCTTATAACCTCGACTTCTTCCGTGTTGATGATCCTCGTGAGCCCCAGTTCCCGGTAGATGATCTTTATTCTATCGTGCCGTTTAACCAGAAACGTCAGTACAATGCTTATGATGTTCTGGCTCGCTTGTTTGATAACAGTGAGTTCTCTGAGTTCAAAAAGGGCTATGGCCCTGAGATCATTTGCGGCATGGCAAAAGCAGATGGCCTGCTTGTCGGTGTTGTTACCAACGTTCAAGGCTTGCTGATGCATTATCCGGAGTACAAACAGAATTCTGTCGGCATTGGCGGTAAGCTTTATCGTCAGGGCTTGATCAAGATGAATGAGTTTGTTACACTGTGTGCTCGTGACCGCATTCCAATGGTTTGGGTTCAGGATACAACCGGCATCGATGTTGGCGATCCTGCTGAAAAGGCTGAACTCCTTGGCTTGGGCCAGTCTTTGATCTATTCCATTCAGAACAGCAATGTTCCGCAGATGGAGATCACACTGCGTAAAGGAACTGCTGCAGCTCACTATGTTATGGGCGGTCCTCAAGGCAACGATACCAATGCTTTCACGCTTGGTACTGCTGCAACTGAGATGTATGTCATGAATGGTGAAACTGCTGCTGCTGCAATGTATTCTCGCCGTCTTGTAAAAGATGACAAGGCTGGTAAGGACCTGCAGCCGACGATTGATAAGATGAACGAACTGATCAAGGAATACGACGAGAAATCCCGTCCGAAGTTCTGCGCTCAGGAAGGCTTTGTTGATGAAATTGTCAACATGAATGCAATGCGTTCTTATATCAAAGCTTTTGCCGACAGTTCTTATCAGAATCCGCAGTCTATCTGCGCATTCCATCAGATGTTGTTGCCTCGTGTAACGCGTGACTTTGATACATTTAAGAAGCCGTAA
- the gctB gene encoding glutaconate CoA-transferase subunit B, translating into MADYTNYTNKEIQAVNIAKCIQNDQIVIVGTGLPLIGASLAKRVYAPKCHLIVESGLMDCSPIEVPRSVGDARFMAHCAVQWPNIRFIGFEANEWLHNEDRLIAFIGGAQIDPFGNVNSTSIGDYHHPKTRFTGSGGANGIATYCNTIIMMQHEKRRFMQKVDYITSPGWMEGPGGREAHGLPGNRGPQMVVTDRGILKFDKDTKRMYLAGYYPSSSPEEIIENTGFDIDVSKAVKLDAPDPEVIRMIREEIDPGQAFIKVPVEEKA; encoded by the coding sequence ATGGCTGATTACACGAATTATACAAATAAAGAAATTCAGGCTGTAAACATTGCGAAATGCATTCAGAATGATCAGATCGTAATTGTTGGTACTGGCCTTCCGCTGATCGGTGCATCTTTGGCAAAACGCGTTTATGCTCCGAAATGCCACCTGATCGTTGAGAGTGGTTTGATGGACTGCTCCCCGATCGAAGTTCCCCGCAGCGTCGGTGATGCTCGTTTTATGGCACATTGCGCTGTTCAGTGGCCGAATATCCGTTTCATCGGATTTGAAGCAAATGAATGGCTTCATAACGAGGACCGCCTGATTGCATTTATCGGCGGTGCTCAGATTGACCCGTTCGGCAATGTAAACTCCACAAGCATTGGCGATTATCATCATCCGAAGACTCGTTTCACCGGTTCCGGCGGAGCGAACGGCATCGCTACATACTGCAACACAATCATTATGATGCAGCATGAGAAACGCCGCTTTATGCAGAAGGTTGACTATATCACCAGCCCTGGCTGGATGGAAGGCCCTGGCGGACGTGAAGCTCACGGCCTGCCTGGAAACCGTGGCCCGCAGATGGTTGTTACCGACCGCGGCATCCTGAAGTTTGACAAAGATACAAAGAGAATGTATCTTGCTGGTTATTATCCGTCTTCTTCTCCTGAAGAGATTATTGAAAATACTGGTTTTGACATTGATGTTTCTAAGGCTGTCAAGTTGGATGCTCCTGATCCGGAAGTTATCCGCATGATCCGTGAAGAAATCGATCCTGGCCAGGCATTTATTAAAGTACCCGTGGAGGAAAAAGCATAA
- a CDS encoding OadG family protein, whose protein sequence is MWTSTTMDAGSAVMVSLMGIAVVFLSLIALAIAIMIVSKIINSTQKNKETAPAASATSAAPAAPAVSAASSANDETYAVLMAAVCEEAHASPETIQIKEIKEIK, encoded by the coding sequence ATGTGGACTTCGACTACAATGGATGCCGGTAGTGCAGTCATGGTTTCCTTGATGGGCATAGCAGTTGTTTTTCTATCTTTGATTGCACTGGCTATCGCAATTATGATTGTTTCTAAAATTATCAATTCGACCCAGAAAAACAAAGAAACTGCACCAGCTGCCTCAGCTACTTCAGCCGCACCGGCTGCACCAGCTGTATCGGCCGCTTCCAGTGCCAATGATGAGACTTATGCAGTTCTGATGGCTGCAGTCTGTGAGGAAGCACATGCTTCTCCAGAAACTATTCAGATTAAGGAAATCAAGGAAATTAAATAA
- a CDS encoding biotin/lipoyl-containing protein, which yields MKYVATLNGKKYEVEIEKVEGGYQPMSRAAAAAPAPVAAPAPVAAPAPAAAPAPVVGGNNVIAPMPGKVLDVKCKVGDVVKAGQVLIMLEAMKMENEIVAQADGTVADIPVHTGDMVDTDATLVVLK from the coding sequence ATGAAATACGTTGCAACTTTGAATGGTAAGAAATATGAGGTCGAAATCGAAAAGGTAGAGGGTGGCTATCAGCCGATGTCCCGTGCTGCTGCCGCTGCTCCGGCTCCTGTTGCCGCCCCAGCTCCTGTTGCTGCTCCTGCTCCTGCTGCCGCCCCGGCTCCTGTTGTCGGTGGAAACAATGTGATCGCTCCGATGCCTGGTAAAGTTTTGGATGTCAAATGCAAAGTCGGCGATGTTGTTAAGGCTGGCCAGGTTCTTATTATGTTGGAAGCTATGAAGATGGAAAATGAGATCGTTGCTCAAGCGGATGGAACTGTAGCTGATATTCCGGTACATACAGGTGATATGGTTGATACCGATGCTACGCTAGTCGTGCTGAAGTAA
- the gctA gene encoding glutaconate CoA-transferase subunit A, whose product MGKIYSLHDAIAKYVSDGDFIAFGGFTTNRKPFAAVHEILRQGKKDFIVQTGPAGHDVDMLIGEGRVKAFINCYIANSGFTNVCRRFRKAYEQGKLLMEDYSQDVLMLQLHAASLGLPFLPVKLMIGSGLETEWGITKEQRQKIDKLPDDKFVTIENPFKKGDKVLACPVPEIDTAIIHVQYASPDGTCRIIGDEFHDVDIAVAAKKTIVTCEQIISDEQIRRDPTLNSIPGFCVDAVVLAPFGAHPSQCYSLYDYDKAYYKAYDVASKTEEDFKTFVDEWVYGVKDHEEYINKLGASRLAKLQVIPGLGYAVDMTKEG is encoded by the coding sequence GTGGGAAAAATCTATTCTCTGCACGATGCGATTGCTAAGTACGTCAGCGATGGCGACTTTATCGCATTCGGTGGTTTCACAACGAACAGAAAGCCTTTTGCTGCTGTTCACGAAATTTTGCGTCAGGGCAAAAAGGACTTTATTGTCCAGACAGGCCCTGCCGGCCATGATGTCGATATGCTGATCGGCGAAGGTCGTGTAAAGGCATTCATCAACTGCTACATTGCAAACTCGGGTTTCACAAATGTATGCCGTCGCTTCCGTAAAGCGTACGAGCAGGGCAAGCTCCTGATGGAGGATTACTCTCAGGATGTTCTGATGCTCCAGTTGCATGCAGCTTCCCTTGGCCTTCCTTTCCTGCCGGTCAAACTGATGATCGGTTCCGGTTTGGAAACTGAGTGGGGCATTACAAAGGAACAGCGCCAGAAGATCGACAAATTGCCGGATGATAAATTTGTTACCATCGAGAACCCGTTCAAGAAGGGCGACAAAGTTCTGGCTTGCCCGGTTCCGGAAATTGATACTGCAATTATCCATGTACAGTATGCTTCTCCGGACGGAACCTGCCGTATCATTGGCGATGAATTCCATGATGTTGATATTGCAGTTGCAGCTAAGAAGACCATCGTTACCTGCGAGCAGATCATCAGCGATGAACAGATTCGTCGTGATCCGACCCTCAACTCCATTCCGGGCTTCTGCGTGGATGCTGTTGTGTTGGCTCCTTTTGGTGCACATCCGTCTCAGTGCTACAGCCTTTACGATTATGATAAGGCTTATTATAAGGCTTATGATGTCGCCAGCAAGACTGAAGAGGACTTTAAGACATTTGTGGACGAGTGGGTTTACGGTGTTAAAGACCATGAGGAATACATCAACAAACTTGGTGCTTCCCGCCTTGCAAAGCTGCAGGTCATTCCGGGCCTCGGCTATGCTGTAGATATGACGAAGGAGGGTTAA
- the hgdC gene encoding (R)-2-hydroxyglutaryl-CoA dehydratase activase HgdC yields MDTIYTLGIDVGSTASKCVILKDGKEIISKSLIPVGTGTSGPSRAISEVLNNVNMKKEDMAYILATGYGRNSIDWVDQQMSELSCHARGAYFVFPDVHTVIDIGGQDVKVIQIENGAMVNFQMNDKCAAGTGRFLDVMARVLEVNVKDLGMLAAQSTKRVAISSTCTVFAESEVISQLAQGSDKCDIINGIHHSVAARVVGLAHRVGVRDRVVMTGGVAQNSGVVSALQEELGHQVYTTPLAQYIGALGAALFAWQKATRKK; encoded by the coding sequence ATGGATACAATTTACACACTTGGAATAGATGTGGGTTCTACCGCATCGAAATGTGTCATTCTGAAGGATGGCAAAGAGATCATCAGCAAATCGTTGATTCCGGTTGGTACCGGTACCAGCGGTCCCAGTCGTGCAATTTCTGAAGTGTTGAATAATGTTAATATGAAGAAAGAGGATATGGCTTATATCCTTGCTACTGGCTATGGCCGCAATTCCATCGACTGGGTTGACCAGCAGATGAGCGAATTGAGTTGTCATGCTAGGGGCGCTTACTTCGTATTTCCTGATGTTCACACTGTAATCGATATTGGTGGACAGGATGTTAAAGTGATTCAGATTGAAAACGGAGCCATGGTCAATTTTCAGATGAACGATAAATGTGCTGCTGGTACAGGACGTTTTCTGGATGTAATGGCACGTGTTCTCGAAGTCAATGTTAAAGATCTCGGTATGCTGGCTGCACAGTCAACCAAGCGGGTAGCAATTAGTTCTACCTGCACGGTCTTTGCAGAAAGCGAAGTAATCAGTCAGCTGGCACAGGGCAGCGATAAATGCGACATCATCAATGGAATTCACCATTCGGTGGCTGCGCGTGTTGTTGGTTTGGCACATCGCGTTGGAGTACGCGATAGAGTCGTTATGACCGGCGGCGTCGCGCAGAACAGTGGCGTTGTCTCTGCTTTGCAGGAGGAGTTAGGTCATCAGGTTTATACCACTCCGCTTGCACAATATATTGGTGCGCTTGGAGCTGCATTATTTGCTTGGCAAAAAGCAACCCGAAAGAAATAA
- a CDS encoding sodium ion-translocating decarboxylase subunit beta, with protein sequence MNFFTVLERIFQQSGFAAITWQQAVMMVVSFVLMYLAIKKQFEPLLLLPIAFGIFLANLPLANMGAEEGGVISMLYQGIKGDLFPCLIFMGVGAMTDFAPLIANPVSLLLGASAQLGVYCAFLLALATGLFTPGQAAAIGIIGGADGPTSIYLANNLAPDLVAPIAVAAYSYMALIPLIQPPIMRVLTTKKERAIKMGQLRKVSKVEKIIFPIFVVLFCSLLLPDVAPLLGMLMLGNLFRESGVVERLSDVAQNALCNIVTIFLGLSVGATANGELFLRTQTLAIIAMGLLAFGFSTAGGVLFGKLLCHLTHGKINPLIGSAGVSAVPMAARVSQVEGRKYNPTNFLLMHAMGPNVAGVIGTAMAAGYFLTVFKV encoded by the coding sequence ATGAACTTTTTTACTGTTCTGGAGAGGATATTCCAGCAATCCGGTTTTGCTGCGATTACATGGCAGCAGGCTGTGATGATGGTTGTATCCTTTGTCCTGATGTATTTGGCAATTAAAAAGCAGTTTGAGCCGTTGCTTCTGCTTCCAATCGCATTTGGAATTTTTCTTGCAAACTTGCCTCTTGCGAATATGGGTGCTGAAGAAGGCGGCGTTATTTCAATGCTTTATCAAGGCATTAAAGGAGACTTGTTCCCCTGCCTGATCTTTATGGGAGTCGGTGCAATGACCGATTTTGCTCCTTTGATAGCAAACCCGGTCAGCTTGTTGCTTGGTGCTTCTGCACAGCTTGGTGTTTACTGCGCATTCCTGCTGGCATTGGCAACTGGCCTCTTTACACCGGGGCAGGCTGCTGCAATCGGCATTATCGGCGGTGCTGATGGCCCGACTTCTATTTACCTTGCAAATAACCTTGCACCGGATTTGGTTGCACCAATCGCCGTTGCAGCATATTCGTATATGGCTTTGATTCCGCTGATTCAGCCTCCGATTATGCGTGTGCTTACCACTAAAAAAGAGCGTGCCATTAAGATGGGTCAGCTTCGCAAAGTATCTAAAGTGGAAAAGATCATTTTCCCGATCTTTGTTGTTCTGTTCTGCTCGCTGCTCCTGCCGGATGTTGCTCCGCTGCTGGGCATGCTGATGTTGGGCAACCTGTTCCGTGAGAGTGGTGTGGTTGAGCGTCTTTCCGATGTTGCTCAGAACGCTCTGTGCAACATCGTTACGATTTTCCTTGGCCTATCCGTTGGTGCTACTGCAAACGGAGAACTCTTCCTGCGGACTCAAACTTTGGCAATCATTGCAATGGGCTTGCTTGCATTTGGTTTCTCCACTGCAGGTGGTGTCCTCTTCGGCAAACTTCTTTGCCATCTGACTCACGGCAAGATCAATCCTCTGATTGGTTCCGCTGGTGTATCTGCAGTTCCTATGGCTGCACGTGTTTCACAGGTAGAAGGCCGTAAATACAATCCGACCAATTTCCTGCTGATGCATGCAATGGGGCCGAACGTGGCTGGCGTTATTGGTACTGCAATGGCTGCTGGTTACTTCCTGACCGTTTTCAAAGTCTGA
- a CDS encoding 2-hydroxyacyl-CoA dehydratase subunit D, producing the protein MAEIEKTAPAAQPAAPAKKPKKPPTPGVAALRKVVSDVYAAAWEAKKAGRPVGWSSSKFPCEIAETLDLAVVYPENQAAGIAAQHDGERLCQAAEDMGYDADICGYARISLAYSAGVETTNVSRQMPQPDFVLCCNNICNCMTKWYENIARMHNIPLIMIDVPYNNTTHVDDTYVAYIRGQFDDAIKQMEHIAGKKFDEKKFEKVCENANRTAKAWLKVCNYLQYQPSPMSGFDLFNHMADVVTARGKVQTAEAFELLATELEENVKEGKSTLPFPEKYRIMFEGIPCWPELRALFKPLKTNGLNVTAVVYAPAFGFVYDGLDDLCRAYCKAPNSVCIEQGVDWREGICRENKVDGVLVHYNRSCKPWSGYMPEMQRRFTEDLGVPCAAFDGDQADPRNFNDAQYETRVQGLVEAMEASKAAKEG; encoded by the coding sequence ATGGCTGAAATCGAAAAAACAGCACCCGCTGCACAGCCTGCAGCGCCTGCTAAAAAACCGAAGAAACCGCCAACACCCGGTGTAGCTGCTCTGCGTAAGGTAGTTTCTGATGTTTATGCAGCAGCATGGGAAGCAAAAAAAGCAGGCCGTCCGGTAGGCTGGTCTTCTTCCAAGTTCCCCTGCGAAATTGCAGAAACATTGGATCTGGCAGTTGTATATCCTGAAAACCAGGCCGCTGGTATTGCTGCTCAGCATGATGGCGAGCGCCTTTGCCAGGCTGCCGAAGATATGGGCTATGATGCCGATATCTGCGGATATGCCCGTATTAGCCTCGCATATTCTGCTGGTGTAGAAACCACCAACGTATCCCGTCAGATGCCGCAGCCGGACTTCGTTCTGTGCTGCAACAATATCTGCAACTGCATGACAAAGTGGTATGAGAATATCGCTCGTATGCACAACATTCCACTGATTATGATCGATGTGCCTTACAATAATACGACCCATGTCGATGATACTTATGTTGCATATATCCGTGGTCAGTTTGACGATGCAATTAAGCAGATGGAACATATTGCAGGCAAGAAATTTGATGAGAAGAAATTCGAAAAAGTCTGTGAAAATGCAAACCGTACTGCAAAAGCATGGTTAAAAGTTTGTAATTATCTTCAGTATCAGCCTTCCCCGATGTCCGGCTTTGACCTCTTCAACCATATGGCTGATGTTGTTACTGCCCGTGGCAAGGTCCAGACTGCAGAGGCATTTGAACTGCTGGCTACTGAGCTGGAGGAGAATGTCAAAGAAGGTAAGTCTACACTGCCGTTCCCGGAGAAATACCGTATTATGTTCGAAGGTATTCCTTGCTGGCCTGAACTGCGCGCACTCTTTAAGCCTTTGAAAACAAACGGCTTGAATGTTACTGCTGTTGTGTATGCACCTGCTTTTGGATTTGTATATGACGGTCTTGATGATCTGTGCCGTGCATACTGCAAGGCTCCGAACAGTGTCTGCATTGAGCAGGGCGTTGATTGGCGTGAAGGAATCTGCCGTGAGAATAAAGTAGACGGCGTATTGGTTCACTACAACCGCAGCTGCAAACCATGGTCTGGTTACATGCCTGAGATGCAGCGTCGCTTTACTGAAGACTTGGGTGTTCCTTGTGCTGCTTTTGATGGCGACCAGGCGGATCCCCGGAACTTCAACGATGCTCAGTACGAGACTCGTGTACAGGGTTTGGTTGAAGCTATGGAAGCAAGTAAAGCTGCGAAGGAGGGCTAA